A stretch of Aphelocoma coerulescens isolate FSJ_1873_10779 chromosome 1A, UR_Acoe_1.0, whole genome shotgun sequence DNA encodes these proteins:
- the PEX26 gene encoding LOW QUALITY PROTEIN: peroxisome assembly protein 26 (The sequence of the model RefSeq protein was modified relative to this genomic sequence to represent the inferred CDS: inserted 1 base in 1 codon; deleted 2 bases in 1 codon) yields MLQPPAVPVALRQPRQPSIPSRRRDYTSRRPAGPGDVRRGGPSAAGRRRGRQHPGFPVAARAEPSWSXEPEPEPGPCGRGESPPAAAAAAAMRAEPPAWAPGPAQAAALLEEAADLLVLHRDFAAAVERCEAGCYSLGPGPGPGHESFAEVKCSLCVVGIQALAEMNRWREVLSWVLQYYHVPEHLPPKVLELCILLYSKVREPQVMLEVGSSWLRDHANQSLPEFGSVLELYLVHVLLPLGRFEGAEELVRGCDVFDSEQQLAFLGTICQSRCQWTRQEETRSAAEEQQDPATETVLGALSQKLLTMLTLLRRALRSMSNHFYLLPYKKMLLATFLLYLVVVRLDPASPTSLPFIYKLVQLFRQAWAAVLSPIHRPPIRD; encoded by the exons atgctccagcccccAGCCGTCCCCGTTGCCCTCCGCCAGCCCCGGCAGCCGTCTATCCCCTCCCGCCGCAGGGACTACACGTCCCGGcggcccgcggggccgggggatGTTCGCCGGGGCGGCCCTTCCGCTGCCGGGAGGCGGCGGGGTCGG CAGCATCCCGGCTTTCCGGTGGCTGCCCGAGCGGAGCCGAGCtgga cggagccggagccggagccggggcCGTGCGGGCGCGGGGAGagccctcccgccgccgccgccgccgccgccatgcgGGCCGAGCCGCCCGCCTGGGCCCCGGGGCCGGCGCAGGCGGCCGCGCTGCTGGAGGAGGCGGCGGACCTGCTGGTGCTGCACCGGGACTTCGCCGCCGCCGTGGAGCGCTGTGAGGCGGGCTGCTACAGCTTGGgacccggccccggccccggccacGAGAG CTTTGCAGAAGTGAAATGCTCCCTTTGTGTTGTGGGGATTCAGGCGCTGGCCGAGATGAACCGGTGGAGAGAAGTTCTGTCTTGGGTCCTACAGTATTACCATGTCCCTGAACATCTGCCTCCAAAAGTTCTGGAGCTGTG TATCCTGTTGTACAGCAAAGTGAGAGAGCCGCAGGTGATGCTGGAAGTGGGCAGCAGCTGGCTGAGAGACCACGCCAACCAGAGCCTCCCCGAGTTCGGGTCCGTGCTGGAGCTCTACCTGGTGCacgtgctgctgccgctgggCCGCTTCGAGGGCGCGGAGGAGCTGGTGCGGGGCTGTGACGTGTTTGACAGCGAGCAGCAGCTGGCCTTCCTCGGCACCATTTGCCAGAGCCGCTGCCAGTGGACTCGGCAGGAGGAGACGCGCTcggctgctgaggagcagcaggacccAGCGACAGAAACTGTTCTGG GAGCGCTGTCCCAAAAGCTCCTGACCATGTTGACATTGCTACGTAGAGCCCTGAGGTCCATGTCAAACCACTTCTATTTACTTCCTTACAAGAAGATGCTCTTGGCCACTTTTTTGCTGTACCTGGTGGTGGTGAGATTAGACCCAG CTTCTCCCACATCACTGCCATTCATTTACAAACTGGTCCAGCTCTTCCGCCAGGCTTGGGCAGCTGTGCTTTCTCCAATCCATAGGCCTCCAATTCGAGACTAA